The Arachis duranensis cultivar V14167 chromosome 9, aradu.V14167.gnm2.J7QH, whole genome shotgun sequence genomic sequence AACATTTGTTATTTAAGGCAATCCTCACAAACAAATCAGAACACCACAACATGTTAAAGTACAAGAGTAAAGAAGACTACATGCTAACATTCTAAGACCTGATCTATGCTTCACTTCCACCTGCAGGGCCAACAAGAACGCCTTGAGCGGTGCCTTCCTTCCTACCGGATTCATCCTTCACCTCTGCATCAGCTTTCCTTATCCTGATTTTATATTTAGcctcaaactcaacaatctcctttttcttcttttccaatGCTTCATTGAGCCTGCTAATAACTTCTTCGAGTCCCTCTTTGTTGCGCAGCACCGCAGGCAAGACCTCCTTCACAGTTCTCTCGACCAGAACACCCCCAATCATTCGATAGCATCGCCTAGAGGGATCGAGCGGCTGAATGGCATTAACTACCAGCGAGTGCTCGCTAACTTCCATTTCCAGCTCGGTGATTTTCGAGTGAATTTGGTTGAGTTCAGACCTCATTGCCGCATATATATTTGCAACTGCTTGTTCATTAACTGGCTCCCTGTGATCACTACCTTCAGCTTTACCAGCCATA encodes the following:
- the LOC107466708 gene encoding prefoldin subunit 2, with product MAGKAEGSDHREPVNEQAVANIYAAMRSELNQIHSKITELEMEVSEHSLVVNAIQPLDPSRRCYRMIGGVLVERTVKEVLPAVLRNKEGLEEVISRLNEALEKKKKEIVEFEAKYKIRIRKADAEVKDESGRKEGTAQGVLVGPAGGSEA